One genomic region from Campylobacter sp. RM5004 encodes:
- the napG gene encoding ferredoxin-type protein NapG encodes MRRQFFTNTIKIVAVGVGAFSIFKLNDTPKSESKIELKKGFFLRPPGVKNEKHFLANCIRCAKCVKACPYHALSLASANDVASNGTPKFVAKEIPCYLCDGLPCIKACPTDALDKSINKISLVNIGRAIVDESSCVAHFGIQCDACYRACPFIDKALRLEYKRNERTQKHAMLVPKVDYDYCVGCGLCEKVCITKKPAIVILPTSFILGERNDNYVKGWVSGDDERLKNIDTSKKHDDKKAINYLNDGDF; translated from the coding sequence ATGAGAAGGCAGTTTTTTACGAATACAATTAAAATTGTAGCAGTTGGTGTTGGAGCTTTTAGTATTTTTAAATTAAACGACACGCCAAAAAGCGAAAGTAAAATAGAGCTTAAAAAAGGCTTTTTCTTACGCCCACCAGGAGTAAAGAATGAAAAGCATTTTTTAGCTAATTGCATTCGCTGTGCTAAATGCGTAAAAGCCTGTCCTTACCATGCTTTAAGTTTAGCTAGTGCTAACGATGTTGCAAGTAATGGAACGCCAAAATTTGTTGCAAAAGAAATTCCTTGTTATTTATGCGATGGCTTGCCTTGTATAAAGGCCTGTCCAACTGATGCACTTGATAAAAGTATTAATAAAATATCTTTAGTTAATATCGGTCGTGCAATAGTAGATGAGAGTTCTTGTGTGGCACATTTTGGAATACAATGCGATGCTTGTTATAGAGCATGTCCTTTTATAGATAAGGCTTTAAGGCTTGAATATAAAAGAAATGAAAGAACACAAAAACACGCAATGTTAGTTCCTAAAGTAGATTATGATTATTGTGTTGGCTGTGGATTGTGTGAAAAAGTTTGCATTACCAAAAAACCTGCTATTGTGATTTTACCTACTAGTTTTATTTTAGGTGAGAGAAATGATAATTATGTTAAAGGTTGGGTTAGTGGTGATGATGAGAGATTAAAAAATATTGATACAAGCAAAAAACACGATGATAAAAAAGCTATAAATTACCTAAATGATGGAGATTTTTAA
- the napA gene encoding periplasmic nitrate reductase subunit alpha — MQRREFLKSTAIASAAACVTPSMALANNEANGWTWDKSVCRFCGTGCGIMVATKNGKIVATKGDPEAPVNRGLNCIKGYFNAKIMYGEDRLVTPLLRVNAKGEFDKKGKFAPISWQRAFDEMEKHMKKALKEQGVNGIGMFASGQHTIQEGYAAAKLFKAGFRSNNIDPNARHCMASAVIGFMQTFGIDEPAGCYDDIELTDTVVCWGSNMAEMHPILWSRVSDRKLRDPERVKIVNLSTYTTRTSDIADIEIIFTPSSDIAILNYIAREIVYNNPKAIDWDFVKNHCVFTTGFADIGYGMRNNPNHPSFSEAEKDTVAKENSIILDSEEATALSHLGVKAGDKFEMKHAAQAALNWQIQFEDFKKALEPYTLDYVASVAKGNPDEDIEEFKKKLKALADLYIEKSRKVVSFWTMGFNQHTRGSWVNELAYMVHFLLGKQAKPGDGAFSLTGQPSACGTAREVGTFAHRLPADMVVANPKHRAKSEQIWKVPEGTINGVMGNHFMQMMRNLEDGKQKFAWVMVNNPWQNTANANHWIKAAREKDNFIVVSDCYPGISAKVADLILPSAMIYEKWGAYGNAERRTQHWRQQVLPIGEAMSDTWQLLELSKRFKLSEVWGEVKVDEKTTLPSVLEKAKAMGYKEDDTLYDVLFANADCKEISLESDSMKDWMNSEVKGDNRNVKGSDGKVFKGYGFFIQKYLWEEYRKFGAGHGHDLAGFETYHKVRGLRWPVVDGKETQWRFNTKYDFYAKKANPNSDFAFYGDFDKSIKSGDLKSPTSEEATAITNKAKIFFRPFMKAPERPSKEYPFWLCTGRVLEHWHSGTMTMRVPELFRAVPEAMCYMHPEDAKALGVEQRELVWVESRRGKVKARVDLRGRNKPPRGLVYVPWFDENVYINKVTLDATCPISKQTDFKKCAVKITKA; from the coding sequence ATGCAAAGAAGAGAGTTTTTAAAAAGCACAGCAATCGCAAGTGCTGCAGCTTGTGTAACTCCTAGTATGGCTTTAGCTAATAATGAAGCTAATGGTTGGACTTGGGATAAATCTGTTTGTAGATTTTGTGGAACAGGCTGTGGTATTATGGTAGCTACTAAGAATGGCAAAATCGTAGCTACAAAAGGCGATCCAGAAGCACCTGTAAATCGTGGTCTAAACTGCATTAAAGGATATTTTAATGCTAAGATTATGTATGGAGAAGATAGATTAGTAACTCCACTTTTAAGAGTGAATGCTAAGGGCGAATTTGATAAAAAAGGAAAATTTGCACCAATTTCATGGCAAAGAGCATTTGATGAAATGGAAAAGCACATGAAAAAAGCTCTAAAAGAGCAAGGTGTAAATGGTATAGGAATGTTTGCAAGTGGTCAGCATACTATTCAAGAAGGTTATGCTGCTGCAAAGCTTTTTAAAGCAGGATTTAGAAGTAATAATATTGACCCAAATGCAAGACATTGTATGGCAAGTGCTGTTATTGGCTTTATGCAAACATTTGGAATTGATGAGCCTGCAGGCTGTTATGATGATATTGAGCTTACAGATACTGTTGTTTGCTGGGGTTCAAATATGGCTGAAATGCACCCAATTTTATGGAGCCGTGTAAGCGATAGAAAATTAAGAGATCCTGAGCGTGTTAAAATCGTAAATCTATCTACATATACAACAAGAACAAGCGATATTGCAGATATTGAAATTATCTTTACTCCAAGCTCTGATATTGCGATTTTAAACTACATTGCAAGAGAAATTGTTTATAACAATCCAAAAGCAATTGATTGGGATTTTGTAAAAAATCATTGTGTATTTACAACAGGATTTGCTGATATTGGCTATGGAATGAGAAATAATCCAAATCACCCAAGCTTTAGTGAAGCAGAAAAAGACACCGTTGCTAAAGAAAACTCAATTATTTTAGATAGCGAAGAAGCAACTGCGTTAAGTCATTTAGGTGTAAAAGCTGGTGATAAATTTGAAATGAAACACGCAGCACAAGCAGCGCTTAACTGGCAAATTCAATTTGAAGATTTCAAAAAAGCTCTTGAGCCTTACACACTAGATTATGTTGCAAGCGTAGCTAAGGGAAATCCTGATGAAGATATAGAAGAATTTAAGAAAAAACTAAAAGCTTTAGCTGATTTATATATTGAAAAAAGTAGAAAAGTAGTAAGCTTTTGGACAATGGGTTTTAACCAACACACTCGTGGTAGCTGGGTAAATGAACTTGCTTATATGGTGCATTTTTTACTTGGCAAACAAGCAAAACCAGGTGATGGAGCATTCTCTTTAACAGGTCAGCCAAGTGCTTGTGGAACAGCTAGAGAAGTTGGAACATTCGCACACAGACTTCCTGCTGATATGGTTGTAGCAAACCCAAAACATAGAGCAAAAAGTGAGCAAATATGGAAAGTTCCAGAAGGAACAATCAACGGCGTAATGGGTAATCACTTTATGCAAATGATGAGAAACCTAGAAGATGGTAAGCAAAAATTCGCATGGGTAATGGTAAATAATCCATGGCAAAATACAGCAAACGCAAATCACTGGATAAAAGCAGCTAGAGAAAAAGATAATTTCATAGTAGTAAGCGATTGCTATCCTGGAATTAGCGCAAAAGTTGCTGATTTAATTTTACCAAGTGCTATGATTTATGAAAAATGGGGAGCTTATGGAAACGCTGAGCGTAGAACTCAACACTGGAGACAACAAGTTCTTCCAATAGGCGAAGCTATGAGTGATACATGGCAATTATTAGAACTTAGCAAACGCTTTAAATTAAGCGAAGTTTGGGGAGAAGTAAAAGTTGATGAAAAGACTACTTTACCAAGCGTTTTAGAAAAAGCAAAAGCAATGGGTTATAAAGAAGATGATACTTTATATGATGTATTATTTGCTAATGCTGATTGTAAAGAAATTTCACTAGAAAGCGATAGTATGAAAGACTGGATGAATAGTGAAGTTAAGGGCGATAATAGAAATGTAAAAGGAAGTGATGGCAAGGTATTTAAAGGTTATGGCTTCTTTATTCAAAAATATTTATGGGAAGAATATAGAAAATTCGGAGCTGGTCACGGACACGATTTAGCTGGATTTGAAACTTATCATAAGGTAAGAGGCTTAAGATGGCCAGTAGTTGATGGTAAAGAAACTCAATGGAGATTTAATACCAAATATGACTTCTACGCTAAAAAAGCAAATCCAAATAGTGATTTTGCATTCTATGGAGATTTTGATAAATCAATTAAAAGTGGCGATTTAAAAAGCCCAACTAGTGAGGAAGCAACCGCAATTACTAATAAAGCAAAAATCTTCTTTAGACCATTTATGAAAGCGCCTGAGCGTCCATCTAAAGAATATCCGTTCTGGTTATGCACAGGTAGGGTTTTAGAGCACTGGCATAGTGGAACAATGACTATGAGAGTTCCAGAGCTTTTCCGTGCAGTGCCTGAGGCAATGTGTTATATGCATCCAGAAGATGCTAAGGCTTTAGGAGTTGAGCAAAGAGAATTAGTATGGGTTGAATCTCGTCGTGGCAAAGTAAAAGCTCGTGTAGATTTAAGAGGTAGAAATAAACCACCTAGAGGACTTGTTTATGTTCCTTGGTTTGATGAGAATGTTTATATCAATAAAGTTACTCTTGATGCAACATGCCCGATATCAAAACAAACTGACTTTAAAAAGTGTGCAGTAAAAATCACTAAGGCTTAA
- the nrfH gene encoding cytochrome c nitrite reductase small subunit gives MKKPTNKLLLALCIFIGIFIGGGIYTFIIADGFLMMTSKPEACSKCHIMTDVYDSWAKGEHSSNAGCVDCHLPQGDFMAYWTKKAYHGLKHGYYFTVGGNPPNLEPTEMTHEDVNRNCATCHKDYAHNAINATTNINSEPLDCLSCHRTIGHLHN, from the coding sequence ATGAAAAAACCAACAAACAAACTTTTATTAGCCCTTTGTATTTTCATAGGGATTTTTATTGGTGGTGGAATTTATACTTTTATAATAGCAGATGGCTTTTTAATGATGACTAGCAAGCCAGAAGCCTGTAGCAAATGCCATATCATGACAGATGTATATGATAGTTGGGCTAAAGGCGAGCATTCTAGCAATGCAGGTTGCGTTGATTGTCACTTACCACAAGGCGATTTTATGGCTTACTGGACTAAAAAAGCTTATCATGGTTTAAAACACGGCTATTATTTTACAGTAGGAGGAAATCCACCTAATTTAGAACCTACAGAGATGACACATGAAGATGTTAATCGTAATTGTGCAACTTGCCACAAAGATTACGCACATAACGCAATTAATGCGACTACTAACATTAATAGTGAGCCGCTTGATTGTCTTAGTTGTCATAGAACAATAGGTCATTTACATAATTAA
- a CDS encoding ammonia-forming cytochrome c nitrite reductase subunit c552 has product MSKTTYVAAIVIAALGGAGLFALNTNIAEHKGESKTQPLKTFEISDEEPDFAKWGRNFPAQLDGFLAMKDINFETPFGGSLPYSKLIRWPVTTTFWNGYAFAVDYSKPRLHYYSQIDQMETKRNNKEYLNSHGLPAFKGQPGACINCHSGFVTAIYRSDKLSEFRNDPVEASKLPMGFFDAMGAEGQLMKNAWTKMNSTPYFDVMKKVEEKYGDGIHGSHMGSTCADCHSPEDMSLRVTRPAFINAMVLRGYEADAKSGIKANRKAMRNYVCEQCHVEYYFEGKDSTLVFPWTKWKKDEAFKIENFDEYYDEKFANGEYPQDYIQKDTKAKIIKMQHPEAELYSSSVHAKSGVTCADCHMPYKRDGANKVTNHTIQTPYADINAACKTCHPQSEQQLKDRIASIQNRHAYELRQCENNLMALIQDIKTARSELAKHPDFASLEGKAQEDAISKALEKSLYAHRKTHIRWDFAFSENSYGFHSPQEAMRIIGQCKELAREGQMTLANELSKYGVKIELTKEATIPAAPEKLDHKPPTASLPTEAMKKVDEDIKNLNFK; this is encoded by the coding sequence ATGTCAAAAACAACTTATGTTGCAGCTATTGTGATTGCTGCTTTAGGTGGTGCAGGTTTATTTGCACTAAATACAAATATTGCAGAACATAAAGGCGAGAGCAAAACTCAACCTTTAAAAACTTTTGAAATTAGCGATGAAGAACCAGATTTTGCTAAATGGGGTAGAAACTTCCCTGCTCAACTTGATGGCTTTTTAGCTATGAAAGATATCAATTTCGAAACTCCATTCGGTGGAAGCTTACCATATAGCAAATTAATTCGCTGGCCTGTTACAACAACATTTTGGAATGGTTATGCGTTTGCAGTAGATTATTCTAAGCCAAGACTTCATTATTATTCACAAATTGATCAAATGGAAACAAAAAGAAATAATAAAGAATATCTAAACTCACACGGCTTACCAGCATTCAAAGGCCAACCAGGCGCATGTATTAACTGCCACTCAGGCTTTGTAACTGCTATTTATAGAAGTGATAAATTAAGTGAATTTAGAAATGATCCAGTAGAAGCTTCTAAATTACCTATGGGATTTTTTGACGCAATGGGAGCTGAAGGTCAGCTTATGAAAAATGCTTGGACAAAAATGAACTCAACTCCTTATTTTGATGTTATGAAAAAAGTTGAAGAAAAATATGGAGATGGAATTCATGGTTCTCACATGGGTTCAACTTGTGCGGATTGTCATAGCCCTGAAGATATGAGCCTTCGTGTAACTCGCCCAGCATTCATTAATGCAATGGTTTTAAGAGGATATGAAGCTGATGCTAAGAGCGGTATTAAAGCAAATAGAAAAGCAATGAGAAACTATGTTTGCGAGCAATGCCACGTTGAATATTATTTTGAAGGAAAAGATTCTACACTAGTATTCCCATGGACAAAATGGAAAAAAGACGAAGCATTCAAAATAGAAAACTTTGATGAATACTATGATGAGAAATTTGCTAATGGTGAGTATCCACAAGATTACATTCAAAAAGATACAAAAGCAAAAATTATCAAAATGCAACACCCAGAAGCAGAGCTTTATTCAAGTAGCGTTCATGCAAAAAGCGGTGTAACTTGTGCAGATTGTCATATGCCATATAAAAGAGATGGAGCAAATAAGGTTACAAATCACACTATCCAAACTCCTTATGCTGATATAAATGCAGCTTGCAAAACTTGCCACCCACAAAGCGAGCAACAATTAAAAGACAGAATTGCAAGTATTCAAAATCGCCACGCTTATGAGTTAAGACAATGTGAAAATAACTTAATGGCATTAATTCAAGATATTAAAACAGCAAGAAGTGAATTAGCTAAGCATCCTGATTTTGCTAGCTTAGAAGGTAAAGCACAAGAAGATGCGATTTCAAAAGCACTTGAAAAATCACTTTATGCTCATAGAAAAACTCATATTAGATGGGACTTTGCATTTAGTGAAAATAGCTATGGTTTCCACTCACCACAAGAAGCTATGAGAATTATAGGTCAATGTAAAGAATTAGCTCGTGAAGGTCAAATGACTTTAGCTAATGAGCTTAGCAAATACGGAGTAAAAATTGAGCTAACTAAAGAGGCAACAATTCCAGCAGCTCCTGAAAAGCTAGATCACAAACCACCAACAGCAAGCCTTCCAACAGAAGCTATGAAAAAAGTTGATGAAGATATAAAAAATCTAAACTTTAAATAA
- a CDS encoding BCCT family transporter: protein MKIKTSFLPAVFIPSIIFIVILVSLSVFLPTQTSEYLTYLKGLIFANFSWFFILSVSFFVAFMLMLALSKFGDIKLGKDDDEPSFSFFSWLSMLFATGMGVGLMYFGVAEPLIHKQALNSSDKEALVHTLFHWGIHPWAIYGVCALAMAYFGFRYKMPLTLRSAFYPFLKNKIYGFWGNVIDILALIVTVFGISTTLGYSASSLNAGLFKLGFLNDISFNEQVLIILIVVSLSTISAITGVKKGLKVLSELNLVLAFLLMLFVLFCGDLVNLLSNFSSNLGIYFSNLVELSFKTYVYDKSYIPWFNSWTIFYWAWWLSWAPFVGFFIAKISRGRTIREFIFGVLIVPTTFNILWFSVFGNFALEFSDKLGAFTNSTERLLFEFLELLPLSNISAILALIVLLLFFITSADSGIFVLNSLASAGKEKPYKWQSILWGISLIAIAVSLSYSGGLDSILSVTMIVALPFALMLVLMCASLLKGLIVDSRYFGAKVSKASVYWNGDFWEQRLELILKQTQIKDMKIFLQDFVRPAMAKIKAKLDEQGLSSFIEENKGSIQLIIKKELSKDFIYGVKIIKHEVNKTLLDDENLPNVSKEFEYRPMTFFGDDRLGYDIKYLNEKEIIVDILKHYERYLNLLDDSDNEIFTIDSK, encoded by the coding sequence TTGTAGCATTTATGCTAATGCTTGCTTTATCTAAATTTGGAGATATAAAGCTTGGAAAAGATGATGATGAGCCAAGCTTTAGCTTTTTTTCTTGGCTTTCTATGCTGTTTGCTACTGGAATGGGAGTAGGGCTTATGTATTTTGGAGTAGCCGAGCCATTAATTCACAAACAAGCTCTTAATTCAAGCGATAAAGAAGCCTTAGTTCATACTTTGTTTCACTGGGGTATTCATCCTTGGGCTATTTATGGTGTTTGTGCTTTGGCTATGGCTTATTTTGGCTTTCGTTATAAAATGCCTTTAACTTTAAGAAGTGCTTTTTATCCATTTTTAAAAAACAAAATCTATGGCTTTTGGGGAAATGTTATTGATATATTAGCCCTTATTGTAACCGTTTTTGGGATTAGCACTACCTTAGGATATTCTGCAAGCTCTCTTAATGCAGGTTTGTTTAAATTAGGCTTTTTAAATGATATTTCTTTTAACGAACAAGTTTTAATTATATTAATCGTAGTTTCTTTATCTACAATTTCTGCAATTACAGGAGTGAAAAAAGGGCTTAAAGTATTAAGCGAACTTAATTTAGTTTTAGCTTTTTTATTAATGCTTTTTGTTTTATTTTGTGGTGATTTGGTAAATCTGCTTTCAAACTTTAGCTCAAATCTAGGTATATATTTTTCAAATCTTGTAGAGCTTAGTTTTAAAACCTATGTATATGATAAATCTTATATTCCTTGGTTTAATTCTTGGACTATATTTTATTGGGCTTGGTGGCTTAGTTGGGCTCCTTTTGTTGGCTTTTTTATCGCCAAGATTTCTCGTGGTAGAACTATTAGAGAATTTATTTTTGGAGTATTAATTGTCCCAACTACTTTTAATATCTTATGGTTTAGCGTATTTGGTAATTTTGCTTTAGAATTTAGCGATAAATTAGGAGCATTTACTAATAGTACTGAAAGATTATTGTTTGAGTTTTTAGAGCTTTTACCTTTATCAAATATTAGTGCGATTTTAGCTTTAATTGTGCTTTTGTTATTTTTCATAACTTCTGCTGATAGTGGAATTTTCGTGCTTAATTCATTAGCTAGTGCAGGTAAGGAAAAGCCTTATAAATGGCAAAGCATTTTATGGGGAATTAGTTTAATTGCTATTGCTGTTTCTCTTTCTTATTCTGGTGGTCTTGATAGTATTTTAAGTGTTACGATGATTGTTGCTTTGCCTTTTGCTTTAATGCTTGTTTTAATGTGTGCTTCTTTATTAAAAGGACTTATTGTAGATAGTAGATATTTTGGAGCAAAAGTAAGCAAAGCAAGTGTGTATTGGAATGGCGATTTTTGGGAGCAAAGGCTTGAGCTTATTTTAAAACAAACTCAAATTAAAGATATGAAAATATTTTTACAAGATTTTGTAAGACCTGCAATGGCTAAAATAAAGGCAAAATTAGACGAGCAAGGCTTAAGCTCTTTCATAGAAGAAAATAAAGGCAGCATACAATTAATAATCAAAAAAGAATTATCAAAAGACTTTATTTACGGAGTAAAAATAATAAAGCATGAAGTAAATAAGACTTTATTAGATGATGAAAATTTGCCGAATGTCTCAAAGGAATTTGAATATAGACCTATGACATTTTTTGGAGATGATAGATTAGGTTATGATATAAAATATCTTAATGAAAAAGAAATAATAGTAGATATTTTAAAGCATTATGAAAGGTATTTAAACCTTTTAGATGATAGTGATAATGAGATTTTTACAATTGATTCTAAATAA